One window from the genome of Gambusia affinis linkage group LG14, SWU_Gaff_1.0, whole genome shotgun sequence encodes:
- the asb4 gene encoding ankyrin repeat and SOCS box protein 4 → MEDLSPRQLAVKQLKEKFLKALQENNAEEVLQILNTGKLDNDTVLEVEDPSMVLASYKQGYWLPGYKLEKSWAMGIHVCVMYNAVETALVLLQKGAAINRMPNGKTPLHVACEVSNSDCVALLLAYGAKVNSLSLSGHTPLHYCITRESVECARQLILKGAKVNTTSHNNEEDTPLHTAARFGVPELVALLLTHGASVNALNALQETPLMTAAFWAFDSKEQVYSQDHHFVCRLLLDHQADPNLKEGDNKTALHMAAWNCDHVLMQMLLEAGADVRAMDINGCAPIQYVLKVTGVRPMAIPEVCFQLLLNYNAARIYPPQFHKVLQSCYDYPQVVEILVNSYEHLKPSRKWRGAIPDDCYERHKDFYDSMFAVCTNTPRSLLHLARCAIRASLRGFCQQGVDQLPLPSTMKKYVLLEPEGILY, encoded by the exons ATGGAGGACTTGAGCCCCAGACAACTGGCAGTCAAACAGCTAAAGGAGAAGTTCCTGAAGGCCCTGCAGGAAAACAATGCTGAGGAAGTCCTGCAGATTCTGAACACTGGCAAACTTGATAATGACACAGTGCTGGAGGTGGAAGATCCCAGTATGGTATTGGCCTCTTATAAACAGG GATACTGGTTGCCAGGCTACAAGCTGGAGAAATCCTGGGCGATGGGTAtccatgtgtgtgtgatgtACAACGCCGTGGAAACGGCGCTGGTCCTCCTCCAGAAAGGTGCGGCCATCAACCGAATGCCCAATGGGAAGACACCCCTGCATGTGGCCTGCGAGGTCTCCAACAGCGACTGTGTGGCCCTGCTCTTGGCTTACGGGGCAAAGGTCAACAGCCTGTCGCTGAGCGGTCACACTCCTTTGCACTACTGCATCACCAGGGAGTCTGTGGAGTGTGCCAGGCAGCTCATCCTCAAAG GTGCAAAGGTCAACACAACCAGCCACAACAACGAGGAGGACACACCTTTGCACACGGCTGCCAGATTTGGGGTTCCCGAACTAGTGGCGTTGCTTCTGACCCACGGGGCCTCTGTGAACGCCCTCAACGCCCTCCAGGAGACCCCCTTAATGACTGCAGCCTTTTGGGCTTTCGACTCCAAGGAGCAAGTCTACAGCCAAGatcatcattttgtttgtcgcctccTGCTGGACCACCAAGCGG ACCCCAACTTGAAGGAAGGGGATAATAAAACAGCTCTCCACATGGCGGCCTGGAACTGCGATCACGTCCTGATGCAGATGCTGCTGGAGGCCGGAGCGGATGTTCGAGCCATGGACATCAATGGATGTGCTCCCATTCAATACGTCCTCAAAGTGACAGGAGTCAGGCCTATGGCCATTCCTGAGGTCTGCTTCCAGCTTCTGCTGAACTATAACGCAGCGCGGATCTATCCTCCGCAGTTCCACAAG GTACTGCAGTCCTGCTATGACTACCCCCAAGTTGTAGAAATTCTAGTGAACTCCTATGAACATCTAAAACCTTCAAGAAAGTGGAGAGGAGCTATTCCCGATGACTGCTACGAG CGCCATAAAGACTTCTATGACTCGATGTTTGCTGTTTGCACCAACACGCCACGCAGCCTGCTTCATCTCGCCAGATGTGCCATCAGAGCCAGTCTGAGAGGGTTTTGTCAGCAAGGAGTTGATCAGTTACCTCTGCCATCGActatgaaaaaatatgtattgtTAGAACCTGAGGGCATACTTTACTGA